From Longimicrobium sp., a single genomic window includes:
- a CDS encoding DUF2911 domain-containing protein — translation MNASLRAAAAVLALALAAEACGRVPSGARRKSQPAMLVQRIGGTELTVRYNRPSARGRRLFGGIVPWDSVWCPGADEATQLRTTSDLAIGSAVLPGGAYTLWMVPDSAGAWTVIFSRAADAYHVPYPGTRRDALRVRIHPRAAPYVETLEYALPVATPDSAVLEMRWGDVAVPIPFRPR, via the coding sequence ATGAACGCATCCCTGCGCGCCGCGGCCGCGGTGCTGGCGCTGGCGCTGGCCGCTGAAGCGTGCGGGCGCGTGCCGTCGGGCGCGCGGCGGAAGAGCCAGCCCGCCATGCTGGTGCAGCGCATCGGCGGCACGGAGCTGACGGTGCGCTACAACCGCCCGTCGGCGCGCGGGCGGCGGCTGTTCGGCGGCATCGTGCCGTGGGACTCGGTCTGGTGCCCCGGCGCGGACGAGGCGACGCAGCTGAGGACGACCTCGGACCTCGCGATCGGCTCCGCCGTGCTCCCGGGCGGCGCGTACACGCTGTGGATGGTCCCCGACTCCGCGGGCGCGTGGACGGTGATCTTCAGCCGCGCGGCCGACGCGTACCACGTTCCCTACCCCGGCACGCGCCGCGACGCGCTGCGCGTCCGCATCCATCCACGCGCCGCGCCGTACGTGGAGACGCTGGAGTACGCGCTCCCCGTGGCCACGCCCGACAGCGCGGTGCTGGAGATGCGCTGGGGTGACGTCGCCGTTCCCATTCCCTTCCGCCCGCGGTGA